The Thermaerobacter subterraneus DSM 13965 sequence GGTGGAACGGGACGGGGAGCGCTACCGCCTGAACCCCCAGGGGTGGGAACTCATGGCCTACCTGCTGGAGGAGCCGGGCACCGTGCGCACCACCCTCCGGCGCCTGTTGCGGGTGAGGCCGGCCCGGCCCGACCCGCGACCTGGCCACAGCCCGGTCACGGTGTACGACGACGAGCGGGGCCGGCAGGCCAACCGGCGGGTGGTGCGCCCCTGGGAACCGGGTGCCGGGGGCGACGGCTTGGCCGTGGCCGAGTCGGTGATGGCGGCCCTGGCCCGGGGGGGCCTGCCCCTGCGCGTCCAGCCCCAGGACCTGCGGCTGTACCGCCGCCTGCGCCGGCACCCCGTGGACGTCTGCCTGGTGCTAGACGCCAGCGCCAGCATGGCGGGAAACCGTATCCGGGCCGCCAAGGACCTGGCCCAGCAGCTTCTGGTCTCCACCCGCGACCGGGTGGCGGTCATCACCTTCCAGGAGCGGGTGGTGCAGGTCCAGGTCCCCCTCACCCGCAACACCAGCCGGGTCGAACGCGGCCTCAGCCAGATCCAGCCCTACGGCCTGACCCCCCTGGCCCAGGGCCTGGAGGTGGCGCTGCTCTACCTCGCCCAGAGCCGGGCACGCAACCCCCTGCTGGTGCTCGTCACCGACGGCATCCCCACCGTCCCCTACCGGACGGCGAACCCGCTGGAGGACGCGGTGCAGGTGGCCCGGCAGCTTGGCACAGGGCGCTTCGGCCGGGTGGGTTTCACCTGCATCGGCCTTCAGCCCAACGAGCGGTACCTGCGGGAACTGGTGCGGGCGGCCGGCGGGCGCCTCTATGTGGTCGACGAGCTGGAGCGGGAGACGTTGATCTCCATCGTCCACCGGGAAAGGGCCCAGCGGAAGGAACGCGCCCGGCCCTGATCTCTGTCGAACTCGGCCCGGGGCGATCCGGCACACCCGCCAGGGGCCCGGCGCAGGAACACCCCCCTGCCTGTCGAAGACCGCCTCCCTGTGGAGGCGATGCCCGTGCCATTTTCTGGCACCCCAAGCCCGGCAGGACATCAAGACCCGCGCCCTTGCTGCGGCCGGGGCCGCCGCCGAGGGGGACGGGACCGGTGAGGGTTCCCCTGGTGGGCCGCCGCTGGCAGGTGCGCCCGGCCGATCCGGCCGCCGCCCAGCGGCTGGCCCGGGCCCTGGGGGTGACACCCCTGACGGCCCGCGTGCTGGCCGCCCGCGGCTGGACGGACGTGGCGGCGGCCCGCCGCCTGCTGGACGGCCACCCCCTGCTGCACGATCCCTTCCTGCTGACCGGCATGGAGGCGGCGGTGGCGCGGATCCGGACCGCCCTGGCCCGGGACGAGGGGATCCTGATCGTGGGCGACTACGACGTGGACGGGGTGGCGGCGGCGGCACTGCTCTACCGCGGCCTGCAGGATTTCGAACCCGGTGCCCGGGTCCAGGTCTACATCCCCGACCGGCACGGGGAGGGCTACGGCGTCCCGCCGGGCGCGCTGGAGGCCGCCCAGGCCATGGGCGCGACCCTGCTCATCACCGTGGACAACGGCATCGCGGCCCACGGGCCGCTGGGCGAGGCGGCGCGCCGGGGGCTGGACGTCATCGTCACCGATCACCACCAGCCGCAGGGGGAGTTGCCGCCGGCCCTGGCCGTGATCAACCCCCACCGTCCGGACAGCCGCTACCCCTGGCGCGGCCTCTGCGGCACCGGCGTGGTCTTCAAGCTGCTGCAGGCCCTGCTGGGGGACGAACCGGCTTCCCCCGTCTGGTGGCAGCTGGCCGCCCTGGCCACCGTGGCCGACGTGGTCCCCCTCCAGGACGAGAACCGCACCCTGGTGCAGCGGGGCCTGGCGGAGCTGGCCGCAGCGCCCCTGCCGGGGCTGGCGGCACTGGCGGAGGTGGCGGGCCTGGGGGACACGCGCCTCGACGCCCACGGGGTGGCCTTCATCCTGGCGCCGCGCCTCAACGCGGCCGGCCGCATGGGCTCCGCCTACCAGGCGTGGGAGCTGCTGGCCACCGACCAGCGGGAACGGGCCCGGGCCCTGGCCCTGGCCGTCGACCAGCTCAACCGGTTGCGCCGGCAGCAGGAAGACCTGGCCCTCGGGCAGGCCCTCCAGCGCCTGGAGCGGGGCGAGGGGCTGTACGGCGACGAGGTGATCGCCCTGGCCCACCCGGGCTGGCACCAGGGGGTGCTGGGGATCGTGGCGTCCCGCCTGGTCGACCTGTTCCACCGCCCGGCCCTGGTGGGCCGCCAGCAGGCCGAATGGATCACCGGTTCGGGGCGCAGCATCGCCGGGTTCCACCTGTTCCGGGCGCTGGCGTCTTGCGCCGGGCTCTTTGCCCGCTTCGGCGGCCATGCCCAGGCGGCGGGTTTCACCTTGCCGGCCGCCCGGTGGCGCGAGCTGGGGGAGCGGCTGGCGGCAGAGGCGCGCCGGTCCCTGACCCCGGCCCAGCGGGTGCCGGTGGTGGAGGTGGACGCCGTGGCCCGCCCGGAGGAACTGACCGTGGAGGCCGTCCGCCAGCTGGAGCGGCTGGCCCCCTTCGGGGAAGGCAACCCCGAGCCTGTGATCGCCCTGGCGGATCTGCCGCCCGCCGTGGCCCGGGCGGTGGGGGGCGGCGAGCACCTGCGGCTGGAATGGCCGGGGGGCTGGTCGGCGGTGGCCTTCGGCCTGGGCGAGCTGGCACGCCAGCTGGCCCAGGTGCCCCAGGTGGAGGTGGCCGTGCGGCCGCGGGTCGACGCTTACCGCGGCAACCTGCGGGTCGATCTCCGGGTCCAGGACCTGCGCCCGGCCGAGCCGGCCCGGGCGACGTGGCTGGCCGCCGAGCTGGAGCGGCGGCGGCGGTGGACGGCCGAGCTCTACCCTGACCGCGCGGCCCTGGTGCAGGTCTATACCGCCCTGGAGGAGGTCGCCCGGGGCAGGGAAGGGTTGGCGGTGCCCACCTCAGGGGGCTGGCTCCTGCCCGCGGGGCCTCGGGCTCTTCTGGACGCCCTGGCCGCCCGGCTGCCCCGGTGGCCGCGCCATACCCTGCAGGCGGCCCTGGAGATCCTGCGGGAAGCCGGGGTCCTGGCACCGGCGGGCGGCGGCGGGCCGGGACGGCCACCCGGCGGGCCTGCAGGCGGCCCCCCGCCGGCGCTGCCGCCGGGTGCCGGGCCGGAGGCAGCGGCGGTTGCCGGCGGGGCGTGGGTGCTGGCCCCGCGGGGACAGAAGGCCTTCGACCTCAACCGCAGCCCCCGCTACCGCACCGGCACCCTGCGCCGCCAGGTGCTGGACCGGGTGGCCGCTGCGCTGGCGGCAGGCCGCTGGGGCGAAGCCGAAGAGGTGCTGGCCCAGCCTCTGGCTGTACCGCTCCCTCTGGGATACAATGAACTGATAAGAAACGCCAACGGGCAGCAGGGAAGGATCAACGGGCCGGGCGCAGGGAGCCGGGACGCTCCCGGGGGACAAGAGGCGCCGGGCGGCCGCTGAGCCTGCGGGCGCCGGAAGGGCCGGACGGGCGACCCGGCCGGAGGAAAGGGGGTGCTGGCCCGTGGCCGTGGAGCTGCAGCCTTCCGTCACACCCGATGAGCTGATCCGCCGGGCCGGGCGGTATCTCGGCCCGGAGGACCTGGACTGGCTGCGCCGCGCCTTCGAGTTCGGGAAGGCGGCCCATCAGGGGCAGAAGCGGGCCTCGGGCCAGGACTTCATCGAGCACCCCCTGGCGGTGGCCCTCATCCTGGCCGACCTGGAGCTGGATGCCGCCACCCTGGTGGCGGCCCTGCTCCATGACACCGTGGAAGACACCGAGGTCACCCTGGAACAGGTGGAGCGGGAGTTCGGCTCCGAGGTGGCCCTTTTGGTGGACGGGGTGACGAAGCTCAACCAGATCGAATGGCGCACCCGCCTGGAAGAGCAGGCGGAGAACCTGCGCAAGATGTTCCTGGCCATGGCCCGGGACATCCGGGTCGTGCTGATCAAGCTGGCCGACCGCCTGCACAACATGCGCACCCTGGCCGTGGTGCCGCGGGAGAAGCAGATCGCCAAGTCGCGGGAGACCCTGGAGATCTTCGCGCCCCTGGCCCACCGCCTCGGCATGTCCCAGATCCAGTGGGAGCTGGAAGACCTGGCCCTGCGCTACCTGGAGCCCGAGCGCTACCGGGAGCTCTCCGAGCGCATCCCCCGCAAGCGGGCGGAGCGGGAAGAGCTGGCCCAGGTGATCATCCGCACCCTGCGCGCCAAGCTGGCCGAGGCCGGCATCCGGGCGGACATCCAGGGGCGGGCCAAGCACTTCTACAGCATCTACCGCAAGATGTACGAGCAGGGCAAGGACCTGTCCCAGATCTACGACCTGATCGCCGTGCGGGTCATCGTGGATACGGTGAAGGACTGCTACGGGGCGCTGGGCGTGGTCCACACCATCTGGCGGCCGCTGCCCGGCCGCTTCAAGGACTACATCGCCACCCCCAAGTCCAACATGTACCAGTCCCTGCACACCACGGTGATCGGGCCCCAGGGCGAGCCCTTCGAGATCCAGATCCGCACCTGGGACATGCACCGCACCGCCGAGTACGGCATCGCCGCCCACTGGCGGTACAAGGAGCGGGGGCGCACCGACAAGGACTTCGACGCCAAGCTGGCCTGGCTGCGCCAGGTGCTGGAGTGGCAGAACGACCTGGGCGACGCCCGGGAGTTCATGGAGTCCCTGAAGATCGACGTCTTTTCCGACGAGGTCTTCGTCTTCACGCCCAAGGGGGACGTGATCGACCTGCCGGCGGGTTCCACCCCGGTGGACTTCGCCTTCCGGATCCACACGGAGATCGGCCACCGCTGCGTGGGCGCCAAGGTCAACGGCCGCATCGTGCCGCTGGACTACCGGCTGAAGAACGGGGACATCGTCGAGATCCTGACCAGCAAGCAATCCAGCGGTCCCAGCGCCGACTGGCTCCAGTTCGTGCGCACCTCCACGGCCCGCAGCCGGATCCGCCAGTGGCTCAAGAAGCAGCGGCGGGACGAGAACCTGGAGCGCGGGCGCCTCATGCTGGAGCACGAGCTCAGGGCCCACGGCCTGCCGGTGAAGGAGGTCTGGCGCAAGGACTGGCTGGATGAGGTGGCCGCCCGCTACAACCTGCCGGACGGCGAGGAGCTGCTGGTATGCATCGGCTACGGCGGGGTGGCGGCGGGCCAGGTGGCGGGCCGCCTGCGGGACCTGTACCGCCGCCAGGGGGCCGCGCGGGAAGGGGGCGAGGCCGTCCCGGCCGTGCCCGAGGAGGTGCGCCGCGCCCGGTCCGCGCCGGCGCAAGGCGCCGGGGTGCGGGTAGGCGGCCTGGACCATGTCCTGGTGCGCTTCTCCCGCTGCTGCAGCCCGGTTCCCGGGGATCCCATCGTGGGCTACGTGACCCGGGGGCGAGGGGTCTCGATCCACCGGGCCGATTGCAATATGCTCAAGGCGAGCCCCGAGGCCGGCCAGCGGCTGATCGACGTCAGCTGGGACCAGGTGGCGGGGCAGGCCTTCCCGGTGGCGGTGGAGATCGACTGCTACGACCGGGTGGGGCTGCTGTCCGACATCGCGGCGGTGGTGGCCGATACGCGGCGCAACATCCTGGCGGTGCGCACCCGCACCCACCGGGACGGCACGGCCACCATCGACCTGGTGGTGGAGGTCCAGAACCTGGAGCAGTTCGACCACCTGCGCCGGCAGCTGGAGCGGGTGCGGGACGTGATCCGGGTGGAGCGGGTGGTCAACCGGTAAGGGCCGCGGGCCGGGGCGATTGCCGGACCGCGGGGGACCCGCAGCGGGAACGGAGGTCGGGTATGCGGGCCGTGATCCAGCGGGTGGCCCGGGCCTCGGTGCACACCGCCGGACAAGCCCCTCGCACCATCGGTCGAGGGGTCGTTGTTTTGCTGGGGGTGGAACGGGGCGACGGGCCGGCCGACGTGGAGTGGATGACCGAGAAGATCGCGAACCTGCGCATCTTTCCCGGCGAGGGCGCGGCGGCCGGGAAGCACTTCGAACGGTCCCTCCAGGAGACGGAGGGCCACGTCCTTGTGGTGTCCCAGTTCACCCTGCTGGGGGATTGCCGGCGGGGGCGGCGGCCTTCCTTCAGCGCCGCCGCGCCCCCCGGGGAGGCCGAGCCCCTCTACCGGGCGGTGGCCGAGGCCCTGGCGGCGCGGGGCCTGTTCGTCCAGACGGGCTGGTTCGGTGCCGACATGCAGGTGGAGCTGGTCAACGACGGGCCGGTGACCTTATGGCTCGACAGCCGGGCGTAGGGCCGGCAGCAGGGCGATGGCCGGCCCGCCGGCCGGCAGGGCCGGCGGGCCCGAGGAGGGAGAGGTTTGGAGCGCATCCAGCGACCCCGAGGCACCTATGACGTGACCCCGGAAGAGGCGCCGCGGTGGCAGGCCCTGGAGGCCCGCATCCGCCACGTGGCCGCCCGCTTCGGCTTCGGCGAGCTGCGCACGCCCGTCATCGAGGCGCGGGAGCTGTTCCAGCGCACGGTGGGCGAGACGACGGACATCGTCCAGAAGGAGATGTACGTGCTGACCCCGCCGGGCAGCGACCGCCAGCTGGTCTTGCGGCCGGAGGGCACGGCGGCGGCGGTGCGGGCCTACCTGGAAAACGGGCTGCACAACGGCCCCCAGCCGGTCAAGCTCTTCTACATCCAGCCCATGTTCCGCCACGAGCGGCCCCAGGCGGGGCGCTACCGCCAGCACGTCCAGTTCGGCGCCGAGATCTTCGGGGCGGGGGAGGCGACGGCCGATGCGGAGATCATCGCACTGGCCATGACCCTCTTCGCGGAGCTGGGGCTGGAGGGCCTGGAGGTGCACCTCAACAGCATCGGCTGCCCTGCCTGCCGGCCCCGTTACCGGCAGGCCCTGCTGGAGTATTACCGGCCCCGGGCGGCGGAGCTGTGCGCCGACTGCCGGGCGCGGCTGGAGACCAACCCGCTGCGCCTGCTGGACTGCAAGGTGCCGGCGGACCAGCCCCACAAGGCCGGGGCGCCCCGCACCGTGGACTACCTGTGCCAAGACTGCCGGGCCCACTTTGACGAGCTGCAGTCGGCGCTGGACGCCCTGGGGATCGCCTACCGGCTGGACCCCGGCCTGGTGCGTGGGCTGGACTACTACACCCGGACCGTCTTCGAGATCAAGTACGGCGGCCTGGGCGCCCAGGACACCGTGTGCGGCGGCGGCCGCTACGATGGCCTGATCGAGCTTTTGGGCGGGCCGCCCACGCCCGGCGTGGGCTTCGGCATGGGCCTGGAGCGCCTCCTGCTCACCCTGGAGGCGGCAGGTCGCCCGCCGGGGGCCCGCCGGCCCCTGGACGCCTACGTGGCGGTGGCGGGCCAGGTACCGCGGACGCGGGTCCTGGCCCTGGTGCAGGCGCTGCGCCACCAGGGCCTGGCCGTGGACATGGACCATGTGGGCCGCAGCCTCAAGGCCCAGCTGCGGGCGGCTGGGCGGCTCCCGGTGCGCTATGCCGTCATCCTGGGGGATGACGAGTGGGCCCGCGGCGAGGCGGCGGTGCGGGAGCTGGCGTCGGGCCAGCAGCGACGGGTGCCCCTGGGGGAGCTGGCCGCGGTCCTGCGGCCTGCCGGGGCGGACGCGGCGGCGGAGACGAGGGGATCGGCGGAGGTGGACCGGGCATGAGGGCGATGGACGAATCCGGCCGGGAAGGGGCGACCCTGGCACCGGCCCTCAGTTCCTGGCAGGGGGAGCGCATGGGCCGGGACCTGGGATGCGGCGAGGTGCGGCCGGAGCACGTGGGCCGGACCCTGACGGTGGCCGGCTGGGTCCACCGGGTGCGGGACCTGGGCGGGCTGCGCTTCGTGGAGGTGCGCGACCGCACGGGGCGCCTGCAGCTGGTGATCAACCGGGCGGAAGCGCCGCCGGAGGTGGTGCAGGCGGCGGAAGGGCTGCGGGCCGAGTTCGTCGTCGCCGCCCGGGGCACCGTGCGCCGCCGGGCGCCCGAGGCGGTCAACCCGCGGCTGGCAACGGGCGAGGTGGAACTGGTGCCCGCCCAGCTCTGGATCCTGGCGACCAGCAAGACGCCGCCCTTTGAGCTCGATGCCGCCGCCGAGGTGGACGAGGGCCTGCGGCTGCGCTACCGCTACCTGGACCTGCGGCGGCCGGCCATGTTCCGCAACCTGTGGCTGCGCCACCGGGCCTATCAGGTGGTGCGCCGGTACTTCGACCGCAACGGCTTCCTCGAGGTGGAGACCCCCATGCTCACCCGGAGCACGCCCGAGGGAGCCCGCGACTACCTGGTGCCCAGCCGCCTGCATCCCGGGCGCTTCTATGCGCTGCCCCAGTCGCCCCAGCTGTTCAAGCAGCTCTTGATGGTGGGCGGCATCGAGCGCTACTTCCAGATCGTGCGCTGCTTCCGGGACGAGGACCTGCGCGCCGACCGGCAGCCCGAGTTCACCCAGATCGACGTGGAGATGAGCTTCGTCGACGTGGACGACGTGCTGGCCATGGC is a genomic window containing:
- the recJ gene encoding single-stranded-DNA-specific exonuclease RecJ, which codes for MRVPLVGRRWQVRPADPAAAQRLARALGVTPLTARVLAARGWTDVAAARRLLDGHPLLHDPFLLTGMEAAVARIRTALARDEGILIVGDYDVDGVAAAALLYRGLQDFEPGARVQVYIPDRHGEGYGVPPGALEAAQAMGATLLITVDNGIAAHGPLGEAARRGLDVIVTDHHQPQGELPPALAVINPHRPDSRYPWRGLCGTGVVFKLLQALLGDEPASPVWWQLAALATVADVVPLQDENRTLVQRGLAELAAAPLPGLAALAEVAGLGDTRLDAHGVAFILAPRLNAAGRMGSAYQAWELLATDQRERARALALAVDQLNRLRRQQEDLALGQALQRLERGEGLYGDEVIALAHPGWHQGVLGIVASRLVDLFHRPALVGRQQAEWITGSGRSIAGFHLFRALASCAGLFARFGGHAQAAGFTLPAARWRELGERLAAEARRSLTPAQRVPVVEVDAVARPEELTVEAVRQLERLAPFGEGNPEPVIALADLPPAVARAVGGGEHLRLEWPGGWSAVAFGLGELARQLAQVPQVEVAVRPRVDAYRGNLRVDLRVQDLRPAEPARATWLAAELERRRRWTAELYPDRAALVQVYTALEEVARGREGLAVPTSGGWLLPAGPRALLDALAARLPRWPRHTLQAALEILREAGVLAPAGGGGPGRPPGGPAGGPPPALPPGAGPEAAAVAGGAWVLAPRGQKAFDLNRSPRYRTGTLRRQVLDRVAAALAAGRWGEAEEVLAQPLAVPLPLGYNELIRNANGQQGRINGPGAGSRDAPGGQEAPGGR
- a CDS encoding RelA/SpoT family protein is translated as MAVELQPSVTPDELIRRAGRYLGPEDLDWLRRAFEFGKAAHQGQKRASGQDFIEHPLAVALILADLELDAATLVAALLHDTVEDTEVTLEQVEREFGSEVALLVDGVTKLNQIEWRTRLEEQAENLRKMFLAMARDIRVVLIKLADRLHNMRTLAVVPREKQIAKSRETLEIFAPLAHRLGMSQIQWELEDLALRYLEPERYRELSERIPRKRAEREELAQVIIRTLRAKLAEAGIRADIQGRAKHFYSIYRKMYEQGKDLSQIYDLIAVRVIVDTVKDCYGALGVVHTIWRPLPGRFKDYIATPKSNMYQSLHTTVIGPQGEPFEIQIRTWDMHRTAEYGIAAHWRYKERGRTDKDFDAKLAWLRQVLEWQNDLGDAREFMESLKIDVFSDEVFVFTPKGDVIDLPAGSTPVDFAFRIHTEIGHRCVGAKVNGRIVPLDYRLKNGDIVEILTSKQSSGPSADWLQFVRTSTARSRIRQWLKKQRRDENLERGRLMLEHELRAHGLPVKEVWRKDWLDEVAARYNLPDGEELLVCIGYGGVAAGQVAGRLRDLYRRQGAAREGGEAVPAVPEEVRRARSAPAQGAGVRVGGLDHVLVRFSRCCSPVPGDPIVGYVTRGRGVSIHRADCNMLKASPEAGQRLIDVSWDQVAGQAFPVAVEIDCYDRVGLLSDIAAVVADTRRNILAVRTRTHRDGTATIDLVVEVQNLEQFDHLRRQLERVRDVIRVERVVNR
- the dtd gene encoding D-aminoacyl-tRNA deacylase, translated to MRAVIQRVARASVHTAGQAPRTIGRGVVVLLGVERGDGPADVEWMTEKIANLRIFPGEGAAAGKHFERSLQETEGHVLVVSQFTLLGDCRRGRRPSFSAAAPPGEAEPLYRAVAEALAARGLFVQTGWFGADMQVELVNDGPVTLWLDSRA
- the hisS gene encoding histidine--tRNA ligase, with amino-acid sequence MERIQRPRGTYDVTPEEAPRWQALEARIRHVAARFGFGELRTPVIEARELFQRTVGETTDIVQKEMYVLTPPGSDRQLVLRPEGTAAAVRAYLENGLHNGPQPVKLFYIQPMFRHERPQAGRYRQHVQFGAEIFGAGEATADAEIIALAMTLFAELGLEGLEVHLNSIGCPACRPRYRQALLEYYRPRAAELCADCRARLETNPLRLLDCKVPADQPHKAGAPRTVDYLCQDCRAHFDELQSALDALGIAYRLDPGLVRGLDYYTRTVFEIKYGGLGAQDTVCGGGRYDGLIELLGGPPTPGVGFGMGLERLLLTLEAAGRPPGARRPLDAYVAVAGQVPRTRVLALVQALRHQGLAVDMDHVGRSLKAQLRAAGRLPVRYAVILGDDEWARGEAAVRELASGQQRRVPLGELAAVLRPAGADAAAETRGSAEVDRA